One region of Chryseobacterium sp. SORGH_AS_0447 genomic DNA includes:
- a CDS encoding acyl transferase produces the protein MENIFSIQTEQEFLTAALDTFRYQYENIEIYRRFVDYLNIDPESVNSLANIPFLPIEMFKNHEILDRNATAGLFFQSSGTTKMNLSKHFIADESKYEESIYRSFAQFIGQPEDFIFLGLLPSYLEKQNSSLIYMVDYLMKKSGQPENGYFLYNHEDLFSLLNTLSHKKVILFGVSFALLDFIDYCGSRQSEGSLNASENLIVIETGGMKGRKEEMTKDELLKIMQEGFKTDKIYSEYSMTELLSQAYSLGNNEYECPNWMKILIRNAEDPFNYEKEGRTGAINIIDLANIHSCSFIATQDLGKTVGDKFQVLGRIDHSDIRGCSLLVS, from the coding sequence GTGGAAAATATATTCAGCATACAGACAGAACAGGAATTTTTAACGGCAGCCCTCGATACATTCCGTTACCAATATGAAAATATTGAGATATACAGGCGTTTTGTGGATTATCTGAACATCGATCCGGAAAGTGTAAACAGCCTGGCAAATATTCCGTTTCTGCCGATTGAAATGTTTAAAAATCATGAGATTTTAGATAGAAATGCGACAGCCGGCCTGTTTTTTCAGAGCTCGGGGACTACAAAGATGAACCTTTCAAAGCATTTTATCGCAGATGAAAGCAAATATGAAGAAAGCATTTACCGAAGTTTCGCGCAGTTTATAGGCCAGCCGGAAGATTTTATTTTCCTGGGGCTTTTGCCAAGTTACCTGGAAAAGCAGAATTCTTCACTTATTTATATGGTAGATTACCTGATGAAGAAATCCGGGCAACCGGAAAACGGCTATTTCCTGTACAATCATGAGGATTTGTTTAGCCTTCTGAATACCCTGAGCCACAAGAAAGTAATTCTTTTCGGGGTTTCTTTCGCCCTGCTGGATTTTATCGATTACTGCGGATCCCGGCAAAGTGAAGGTTCTCTGAATGCTTCGGAAAATCTGATCGTTATAGAAACCGGCGGAATGAAAGGAAGAAAAGAGGAAATGACCAAAGATGAGCTGCTGAAGATCATGCAGGAAGGTTTTAAAACGGATAAGATTTATTCGGAATACTCCATGACGGAACTGCTTTCACAGGCTTATTCACTTGGGAATAATGAATACGAATGTCCGAACTGGATGAAAATATTGATCCGAAATGCGGAAGATCCCTTTAATTACGAAAAAGAAGGGAGGACCGGTGCTATCAATATTATCGATCTGGCAAACATTCATTCCTGTTCCTTTATTGCTACACAGGATTTAGGAAAGACCGTTGGAGATAAGTTTCAGGTATTGGGAAGGATTGATCATTCGGATATCCGCGGCTGTAGTCTGCTGGTGAGTTGA
- the aqpZ gene encoding aquaporin Z, with product MMISKTSKFVAEMLGTMVLVFMGCGSAVIAGADGTTGVGFLGISFAFGLSVVAMAYAIGHISGCHINPAISIAMVAAGRMKMGEAVRYIIAQILGGIIGAGILYIIFTGHPGAEMKPWALGSNGWGTGYLDQYNTVSAFLAEFVFTFIFLMVILGATSSKNINGGFAGLAIGFSLVLIHIVGIKVTGVSVNPARSIGPAVFAGGEALNQLWLFLTAPILGGIAAAFTYNLLIERPEK from the coding sequence TGGCACGATGGTGCTTGTTTTCATGGGCTGCGGAAGCGCCGTTATCGCCGGTGCGGATGGTACTACCGGTGTCGGGTTTCTGGGAATTTCTTTTGCATTCGGACTGAGTGTTGTAGCCATGGCTTATGCGATCGGGCATATTTCAGGCTGTCACATCAACCCGGCTATTTCGATTGCTATGGTTGCAGCCGGAAGAATGAAAATGGGGGAAGCCGTCCGGTACATTATTGCCCAGATCCTGGGGGGCATCATCGGAGCCGGAATTCTATATATTATTTTTACGGGACATCCGGGGGCAGAGATGAAACCTTGGGCACTAGGTTCCAACGGCTGGGGAACAGGTTACCTGGATCAGTACAATACCGTTTCAGCATTTCTGGCAGAATTTGTATTTACCTTCATTTTCCTGATGGTTATTTTGGGAGCAACTTCCAGCAAAAATATCAACGGCGGTTTTGCCGGTCTGGCGATTGGTTTTTCCCTGGTGCTGATTCATATTGTGGGAATTAAAGTGACCGGAGTTTCCGTAAATCCGGCGAGAAGTATCGGCCCTGCAGTATTTGCAGGCGGTGAGGCACTGAATCAGCTATGGCTGTTTCTTACGGCTCCTATCCTGGGAGGCATTGCGGCGGCTTTTACCTATAATTTACTGATCGAAAGACCTGAAAAATAA